Sequence from the Fragaria vesca subsp. vesca linkage group LG4, FraVesHawaii_1.0, whole genome shotgun sequence genome:
GACAGTTTTGGAGAAGACTGAGATGGGGAATTTAACAGAGGAAGTTAAAGATGGAAGCTCTGGGGTTGAGGAAGGAAGAGTTGAAGGGAAAGATGGTGGCTTGGATTCAAGAAATTCCTCTGAGATTTTGAAATCTGAGAGCTTGCATGGTGAAGGTGGGAAGGAAATTGGGAATTTAAGCATGTCTGGGAAAGAAGATGTGCATGCAGAGGAAACAGTTGAAGGTAGTTTTTCAAAGAATTCTAGTAATGGGGATGGGAAGGTAACAGATGATCATCATGGAAATTCGACTCAGAAAACTGAGGTCATTGATTTTGATTCTCAAACTTGGGAAATGCCTAGTGATTCTGATGAGAAATGTGATATTTTTGATGGTAAATGGGTGAGAGATGATTCAAAGCCATACTATCCTGGAGGTTCATGTCCACACGTTGATAAGGTGTGGAACTGTCACTCTAATCGAAGGCCGGACAATGCTTTCCTAAAATGGAAATGGCAGCCGAATCATTGTGACATCCCTAGGTACAATGCATTTTCAATTCTTGATTATTTTGGTGTTGTTGAGCTAAACTATAGTTTCGTGTTATCTAATGGTTTAGTATATGATTGCTTTGTACTTGTGTGATGTAATGGACTTTGTTTGTGGTCTCACATTCAATGTTCGAGTCTTTGAGGTACTGTCATATAGTTAAGTCGTCCCCTAAACCTATGTTTGTTACTTTCTGATTCCTAGTTTGAATGCGACTGATTTTCTGGAGAGATTGAGAGGACAGAGGCTGGTTTTTGTGGGGGATTCACTAAATAGGAACATGTGGGAGTCTCTTGTGTGCATTCTCCGTCACAGCGTTCGGCACAAAAAAAAGGTGTATGAGATTTCTGGAAGGACGGATTTTAAGAAGAAGGGGATATATGCATTCAGGTTTGAGGTGAGTCTGCATGTATTTCTTTTTAAATTTTGCTAAAAATCATTCTTTGAATGAAAAATATATAACTCTCCATCTATTGCTCTGCACTTGTTAGGAGTACAATTGTTCTGTGGATTTTGTGGTTGCTCCATTCCTTGTTAGGAAGTCATCATTCAAAGGCAAAAACAGTTGGTTTGAGACATTGAGGTTGGATTTGATGGACCCGACTACAAAAACGTATCGTGACGCTGATGTTCTAGTTTTTAATACTGGACATTGGTGGACACATGAGAAAACATCTAAAGGGTAAGTGTTCATATTTGTTTTGTTATTTTGCTTGCCACCTTTTTGTTCCTAGAACACTCGAGTTTCTGATCTGACAAGATTATTTGCATTGTTCTACCAATCAAACAATTAGCCACTTGCTGTAAATCATGTCATTTTGGTGGTCTAACAGAGAAGACTATTACCAAGAAGGCAACTATGTTCATCCGAGGCTCAAGGCTCTTGAAGCATACAAGAGAGCTCTCACCACTTGGGCGAGATGGGTGGACACATATATCAATGCCAACAAGACTCGGGTTTTCTTCAGAGGATATTCAGTCACCCATTTCAGGTACAAACAACCTCGCAACGCTTTTTTGCTCTCAAATGTGATGTGTGGTAGTTGGACATATCTAGTAGTACCATTTTAGTAAACTTATGCTTTTATCTTTAGATTTTCGGTTTTCCTCTTGCCATAAAAGAATTGGAAGAACAAATTCGTAAAAACTGTTTTTGATCTAATTTCAGTGGAGGGCAATGGAACTCAGGTGGACAGTGCCACAGAGAAACAGAACCAATCTTTAACGAGACTTATCTAACGCACTACCCTTCAAAAATGAGAGCTCTAGAGTCTGTACTTAAAGAAATGAAAACTCCAGTGACATATCTTAACATTACTAGGCTTACGGATTATAGAAAAGATGGACACCCTTCCATTTACAGAACAATATACAAGACAAAACAAGCCCAAATTAAAGCTGAACAATCTCAGGATTGCAGTCATTGGTGCTTACCTGGGGTTCCTGATACTTGGAACGAATTGTTATACGCTTTGCTATTGCAGACTGGATGGGGATCACGGCAGAAGTGAAAGGAAATTTTTCTTTGTTCTTTCCTTTTTCAAGGTAGCTAGCTTACATGCTGATTCAGATGATGTATGTAGGCTAGGGTGCTAGTTATGCAGAGTGAACGTATGTCTGTACATGTTTGGTACCAAAGATATCAAAAATACAATGTCATTCTTTTTTATTTGCAATTTGGAATTTGATGTAATCGATTGATCCTGATTCATATATATTTTCGATTTTATTCTAAATCAACAGTTCATTCCACCATAAACCAATTATTGAACAAAAGACTCAATAAAACACACGACACACCAAAAAGAAAAACACATACTTAAACAGATACACATCGATTACGTTGTCATGCCAGGACTAGAGTAGAATAATATTACAGAAGATAAAAGACTCATCACAGAGTGTGAGTCCATGCCGATTTTGTGACTTGCCGGTTTGCTAAGCGCTAGCCAAACCTTCTGCTACCTCTGGATATGAAGTTTCTGTAGTTAGCAGCAGCAGGTGACTGAGCTCAGGCAAACTATTGGAGTGAGGTTGAGGTATGATCTCACTGGCTCACTCCATTGCCAATGCTTTTAAGGCCAATGGATGTGTTCTTCCCAATCTGCTTCAATACCTATCAGATTGGAGAAACTGATCATAGCTCTATGAATCCATTGGGACCTTAAAGATTCAGTGGAGGGATTACTCTGAGGCTATTGGCCCTTAAATAGCTGATGAATATGAGAATTAGTGAACTGATCTGTAGCAGAAAGCTTGAGAACTCGTCTACTCCACTATAATATTAAAATCTTTTCAAACACCAGTTGATGCAGCCCCAGATAACAAGAACTTGTTCCCCTTAATGACCATCTTAACCCTTCTCACTTAATTCTCAGCCTTATTCTCTTCAAAGTTATGAAACCATAGAAGGAGATTAGTGTCATTGTAAATGAAAACTTGCACCTAAACTACCTTTCTGTTAGTGTCAATACTTTTAATTGTTGGAGTCTTATACTTTATGTTGCACAGTGGATCCACTCATATTTATCTACGGCCTTTTCCAACTCAAATCCCTCTAAATCCTAATTAATCACCACTAATCACCTTAATGAAACTATTTTATGAGAATTATGCAGAAAATAATGGTGTCCTCCTCAGAAGTGCACCAATTATGTACAACAGTGAAGAGTAGTACCCTCCACTGATCAGGCTAACTGTTACTCCCTTTTCTTTCTTTATTCAATCCAAAACGGAAACTATCACTTCAAGTTTTCTAAGAGATTCTTCCCTTGATGATATCTGTGAAGTGTTAACTACTACATTTCATTTTATTCTCTAAAGAAGATCAAGGCCTGTTAGCTAGTGTTCTTTACTTCTTTACATAATCCCTTTCATACTACCTAGTAGCCCAGTAATTTTTTATTTATTTATTTTTTTTTTCTTGATGAGAGAAATTAGCCCAATAACTTCCGCTATGAAACTTTCAGAAAGGATAAGCATTAAGCTTTCCCCTTTAAGTGACAACTGGATGAGCAAGAATGATATACTCCATATATATTTGATATATGTGATCTGGTTATCTTGCCTAAATTATAAAATGACTTATAGATCCAACCATTTGCTTTCCTAAAATAGTTGCAAGTACTCCTCAAAAGATGGCCTGCCTCTGTATGTTTGTAAGTCACCCCAAACTTGGCAAGGTGATCAAAATTTGCTCATGAATACAAGCTTAAATACAACCTAATCTGATCTTAATTAGATTAATCACTTTTACAATATTTATTTGACAAATTAATACATTTTTTCTAGTATTAATTTGTCTTCATTTAATAACCCAGTATATCCTTCCTGCACTTTGATTCCTTCCCTCGAAACAGTTTTCTCCTATTAATTTTATTTACCCCATTCTCCTAGAAAAGCCATGGTACTTAGCAACTTGGCCATGGCTTGTCTTAGTTATGAAAAAACCAGAATGTCACGCCTTCATTTGGTTTTGGTAGTGTTACTGTATTGCATTTCTTCGGAGATTAGTACGAGTTTTGCAGAGCTTCAGAGGTTTGAACACGCACCGAAAGATGATGGCTCGGTTAGATTTCTGGTGGTCGGAGATTGGGGCAGAAGAGGGTTCTATAACCAATCCAAAGTTGCCGTGCAGGTCGATCAATAAACTTAAAACTAAGAATCGGTATGTACGTTTCAGTTATTAATTCGCTACTGATCAGTTACTGGTTTCTTGGTATGCAAGACATGCAGATGGGAAGGATTGGAGAAAAGTTAGATATGGATTTTGTGATATCTACTGGAGATAATTTCTATGGGGATGGATTAAAGAGTGTAAAAGACCCTGCATTTTTGGACTCCTTTAAAAACATTTACACAGCTAAGAGCCTGCAAAAACAGTGGTATAGTGGTAAGTAATGAAACTAATTAGTAAAAACCAATTAAACCACTTAATTTCTTCCTCATAATCATACTGAAGATTTCTTATATATGTCTATGTCTATGGGTGCATGCAGTTTTAGGAAATCATGACTATAGGGGTAGTACAGAAGCACAATTGAGCCCTGCCCTCCGAAAGATTGATAACCGATGGCTTTGCCTCAGATCTTTTATTGTCAATGCTGCAGGTAAATGCATATGTGTAATTGTAATTAAATCCATGCATAGAGAGTTACAATGTACTAGTTTATCATATTGTGATGATTAACGAATCTTCATATCTTACACTTTGATGATGTAAACTTGTGCAGATATTGCTGACTTTTTCTTCGTTGATACCACTCCATTTGTGATCAAATACATAATCGAGAAAAAACATCACTATGATTGGAGCGGGGTGTCTCCCCGTGGAATTTACATTACCAATCTTCTAAAGGTGAATTGTTTCCATAGCTGGTGATTCCTATTTTTGTATATCTTTTTCATTCGAATACCTTCAACTCTTGACGGACATCATTATGCTGAATATGCAAGATTTGATTTACTAGGATTTAGATGCAGCATTGAGGAAGTCGAGTGCCAAGTGGAAGATAGTGATCGGTCACCATGCAATCAGAAGTGCAGGGCATCACGGCGACACACATGAGCTGGTGAGGCACCTCTTGCCATTGCTCAAGGCTCACAATGTTGATATGTACATGAATGGACATGACCACTGCCTGCAGCACATTAGCAGCCTCAATAGGTACACTAACTTATACCCAGAACCCTTAAAACATTGAAACGATATCATCAATGTCCTCAAATGATTAACATTGGGATCAATGAATGTGATTCTTGCAGTCCTATTCAGTATATGACAAGCGGAGCGGGTTCGAAAGCATGGAGGGGTGATATTAAGGAATACGATAGTCAGGCCATGAAGTTCTTCCATGATGGTCAAGGTTTCATGTCTGTAAACTTGACCCGATCGGATGGTTTAGTCGTGTTTTATGATGTTTTAGGCAGGGTTTTGCATACATGGAAGCTCAATAAGCAGCTTCACTCTGCTTTCTAATTAGAAAGAACATCCCTCTTAACTATTGTGTACAAGATTTTGTAAAAGAATTGGATGTAATTAACTCATTTTTGTTGATATTAAACCCTAGTGTGAAGCAAACGGATTTAAAGTTTAATTTAGACGTACAACCCCTTGTATGATTCCGTTACATCGATCGACATCAATCAATGAGTATCATTCTTCTATTGTCCGTATAAGACTAAACTTCACTTGATCAAAGATTAACAATCGATAGGTTCAATAATGGAATAAAACCCATATCTTAATAATCTTATACTATTGCATACGATATGACATCGATCGATGATTTTCATTCTTCTATTGTCCGCATAAGCCTAAACTTCACTTGATCAAAGATTAACAATCGAGAGGTTCAATGATGGAATAAATAAAAACCATATCTTACTATTGCATACGATAGTGACATGCATGTTACATGTATAGGTACCCACTGTCCACTACCCACTGAGGCAATAACTGGGGGTGGTAGCTTAGCTAGCCTGAACCCAATAATGCTGATCGTGATATGCGCGCATTCCATCGACACCCATGCTCACCATGTCTTTTATCTATCATTGTAACCAAACAAATACATGCATGTGATCACAAAGAGTAGAATACACAGAGTTTCTTAGTTTTCTCCAGTAGAATCTTTGGTTGAATAAAGTAAGATCGAGATAAGAAATCCTGAGCATCCAGCATGCTCGAAAGCNNNNNNNNNNNNNNNNNNNNNNNNNNNNNNNNNNNNNNNNNNNNNNNNNNNNNNNNNNNNNNNNNNNNNNNNNNNNNNNNNNNNNNNNCAAAGCTAAGATAATGACACCAATAATCGCTGAACTGTATGAACATTGTTTAACGACTAAATTATATTGTTCAATCGTATGATTCTTTTGTTTTTGGTTCAAAACAATGTGCTACCTAAGCTAAGAGAAACCGCAAGACCCCCATAAACTTCTCTAAAAAGTGAATCCCTTGTGAAAAACGTTAAGGCATATATCATATGGATCATCATTTGGGAGAAACTCGATATCACATTCACGAAATCTTTGATAACAATTCACAATTGATCGAGTGCATGCTTGTATATATGATATTAAACGCTAGCTATGCAAAACAAGAATTATTAGAATACAAAGATTTTAGATATCAATCATAAACCATATCCTGCATGCATGTGAGCAAATGGTATCTGTATATTTATAAGTTCATATATTTTGTTTTTTTGATTTTGACAGATTAAGTATCAAGTATATATGGATATCAGGATATGAACATTGTGGATGATGGGAACTCAAAAGCAGAAGGATTCCATGCTCCATATATTGTGGATGTCAGCCTATCTGTCTTTTAACTCTTTAAAATTGTGTTGCATGACCCATGCCGGCCTCCCTTGATCGTCTTTTCACACATTAGTATGATTGTCTACTTGTCATTTTGCTGTTAGACGATATTAGTTATTCGGATGAACTTTCCATTCAATGTTTACGTAAGAATTACAGCAAGCTAGCTAGCTAGGCTTAATTAAGATTATCCATGGTAAATTATACATAATGACATTCATAAACAACACACAATACAAAACGTATACGATGTGTTTTAGCATGTGTGGCAAGATATGTAAGGCTTGTCCATGATGGAGCAGTGGGCTTAATTTTCTTTATACACAAAGATGTGGAGACTGTTTGTCCACTTGTGCATAATCAAGCGTAAATGTGATGTGTGAGCCTCACATACCTCGTGCTAGTCTCTCATTATTGTGCAGTCCACCTCGATATATACAGAGGTTGCCTTGCTTCCTTCGCTTCAGAGCTAACCAAGCTTCTTTCTCTGCATCATTCCTATCTTCCCCTCCTAAAGTTGCTTGTTCCTGTCTTAGCTAGCTAGCTATGGGAAACAAGTCCACCATGAACGTAAGCCTTCTGTTCTTCTCTGCTGTGTTTCTTGTACTTGTAAGCTGCTGCAGTGCAGCAGATGCAGATCATGAGCTACGACGGCTGCATCACGCTTCCGCGAAAGCCGACGGATCTCTGAGCTTCTTGGTTATTGGAGACTGGGGAAGAAGAGGAAATTATAATCAATCCCGAGTTGCTCATCAGGTACCTTTCCAGCTTACCTAGTTAGCTACGTAAGTGTTTGATCAATCTTTCAGTATATATATGCACTCAAAATCTATATATATGCTTCTCGTTTTCGAGCTTTTCTTTCTCCAACCCAGTATTTGAATCCAACCCCACTATTCCCCATGCCAGTGAGTCGATAACAGTATCACATGATCACATCTCCTTTATTCTTTTTCTTTTGTTTTGATTAGTTTCTTTTTCTTTTTCTTTAGAGGAATAATTCCATACAGATTCCTTATATTAATTCTAAGATAGTGATATTATTAACGCTTCACGACCAGTGGCGGAGACAAAATTTGAACTTTGGGGGGTCCAAACATTATAACATAAGTGTATATTAAAATTTTGTAAAAAGTTATCTGACTCAATGTTTAATTTGATCATCTTTAAATGAAACAAAATTTTATTGTATACATCTCATAAACTCGTGCAACATTAAAAGTGTACGAATGAAGAAAATAGTAATTTACACATCACTTAATACTTCACATTTTTTGTTTTGGTAAATTCATTAATTTTCCTGTTTACTAATTAAAAGAAATTAATTATCTTAACAATAACAATTTCAATTGGTAAGACATAAAGACCAATCAATTTATAGATACATTTTTTAATATAATTGATTTGTCATTCAAGATTAATTAATAGGTAGAAAATTTAAGTGGGGTTTAATGATATAATTAGCTAATTAAGCACCTAAACTTTTCAAAAACCAAGAGGGTTCAGACCCCTTCGGGCCAGAGCACAGCTCCGCCCCTGTTCACGACTACGTACTCTTAGCTAATTCTTCATTGGCTAACGTCCAAATAATGAAGCACTATTATTAGCAGCAAGCTTCAATAATAATTCATCTACTGCTCTTAAAAAAAAAAAAAACAATAAACTTCCGACACATATTGTGAGAGACATTTGATCAGATTGGCCGGAATGACCCACCATAATTTGGTGGTTGTAATTCAGGACCCAGCTGCCACCGCTGGATATATATGGATCATGGATTCATGGTTATATATACATACAAGTTTCATCCAATTTAGTAACGATTAAGCTGCTGAATTGTGTAAAATGTATAAACAGATTAAAATTTGTCTAATCAAAACTGTTCGTATAAATTGCGATTGTGAAAGTTTAAACGATCATCAAATTAAATAAAACTTGACATAAATGATATATACATTAAGTTCTAAAAACTGAACAACGAAAATATAAATACGTGACCAAAAAATGAGTCAAAAAAAAACATTCACACTTTAATTTCATAACGAAATTATTATGTCATTCTCAATCAGTTACCTATCTATTTCCTCATCAAAGCAGCTTTGCTGGATTGCAATCATTGCACCATTCTAAAAGCAACAATCGAGTTTTCCACTATATTGCCTTTTGGCTTTTTCAAGTTTTAACTATATCTCACTAATGAATTTAATTAGGTAATACTAATTCCCTGCACAAATGTAAATTTGTATGTAGATGGGAATAGTTGGAGAGAAGTTGGATATCGATTTTGTAATATCCACCGGCGATAACTTTTACGATGATGGATTGACGGGCGTCGACGATCCGGCTTTTGAAGAGTCGTTTTCCAAAATCTACACAGCTCCTAGCTTGCAAAAGCAATGGTACAATGGTATATATCCGCGCGCGTATCCCAAATCCTTTGTGATTAAACAAAATTGTAATCAGTGCACCTCATATGGACATGGACGTTAATTAATCTAATTATCGTTTCTAATTGTATCACGCGCAGTTCTTGGTAACCATGATTACAGGGGTAATGTTGAAGCACAACTGAGTCCGGTCCTGAATGGGTTGGATAGCAGATGGCTTTGCATGAGATCCTTCATAGTTGATGCAGGTATAAATCCACAATTATAATCAAATTAGGCAACTAGTGCTATACTAAACAGATAACTAGAATCTCTTTAATTAGTCTTGTTAATGATTTTTCTATGTATCTCGGGGTGCAGAAATTGTAGAGTTCTTCTTCGTGGACACAACTCCCTTTGCAGACAAATACTTCACTGACCCAGAGGACCATGTCTACGACTGGAGTGGCATATTACCCAGAAATGGGTACCTCTCCAATATTCTCAGGGTACGTAACTACATGCAGCAGTAACTTTCTAGTACTCAAATTAGCACATCTAGCTAGCTTAGTGAAAGAATTTGTACTGATGGAGGCACTAGTTGAAACTGAGTATATATGTTCTGGGTTAATTTGTTACAGAACGTGGATTCAGCTCTCAAAGAATCGAATGCGAAGTGGAAGATTGTAGTGGGTCACCATGGAATTAGAAGCGCTGGAATACATGGTGATACTAAAGAGCTTGTGTCACGGCTTCTTCCAATTCTTGAAGCCAACAATGTTGATCTTTACATCAATGGGCATGACCATTGCTTGCAACACATTACTACTCCCAACAGGTATATATACTATACTTCATTTGATTGTTATTAGTTAAACTATACAAAATGATTTATGTGTGGAATTAATTTGGAACATTTCTTGTTGCAGCCCGATTCAGTTTCTAACGAGTGGTGGTGGATCCAAGGCATGGAGAGGAGTTGTAATGCCGTATGATCAAAGTGAAATAAAGCTGTATCACGACGGACAGGGTTTCATGTCAGTGCAAGTCACTCCAAGCCAAGTAGATATTGCATTCTATGATGTTTTTGGTAATGTGTTGCACAAATGGGGCACATCAAAGGACCAGCTTTACTCTACTGCCATGTATATGTAGAGATCATGGAGCTCAAGCAAGCGAGCATTGTATCTAATTATTTCTGATTCCATTTCCATGGTTCCGGTCAATGCTAATTATTTCGGTTCATATACATGTTATGGTATGAAACTATGAATAAACCAGGTACTAATTTGTTATTTTTGAACGATGAGATACTATATCGATCATCACCAAATTAAAAAGTAGGTTTGGATAGAATAAGATGATTCATGAATGTGATTCAGGCAAGCATGGGGAAAATCCTAATATTAGTGTAAGGGTTGTGTGTATTAATAAAAATTTTGGTACACACTCAACCAGGTTAATTAATCGATGGAGTTTTATCTTCGAGGTCTCTATTAATAGAGAAGCAGTGACCAACTCACTGGTCACTCAAAAAGAAAAAAAAAGAGAAGCAGTGACCAGATATGATAATTATATTTACTGTTGATATGGTATATATGTATGTACAGTCTTTACCTTATATGGAGCAACAACAGGCGGACAAATAGGTATAGTACCCCAAAAAAAAAAAATTCCCCTCCTAATTAAGTAACTAATCTGAGTTGAGAATGGTAATATTAATGTCTGTCATTTATTTCGGGAGGTTTTGGTTTTGATCCCTCTTATTTTTTTTCTTTTTTCTTTTATTAATAAAATAGAGTGATAGGCGGAAAAAAAAAAGGGAATATTAATGCCTATTAAGGGACAAAAGAAGAAGGTGAATTAGAGACGCAGATTCAAAGTCTAGAAAATCTGATTTGATGTGATTTTGTATGGATTTTATTAATAAATGAAGCTTTACTTGATTATAATTCTTTAACCGGCTAGGCTAGGTACTGAGCAAGCAGTATATATAGGCCTTCAGCAAACTCCATCAAACTTCAGATTCCAACAAAACCATGCAGGTTTTCTCCTTCCGACGTCAGTTCATGATCCTCACGGCCTGCTTCTCC
This genomic interval carries:
- the LOC101297725 gene encoding uncharacterized protein LOC101297725, coding for MDSKKLEQLFSPGRKVISGFNLGVGASLIVIAVLFVTYSLKSPVVDQRIYTPGVNSSFVSWPFSFSSTENSVTSDKQVSVGSSNTTQLGNFTEEVRDGSSGVEEGRVEHKEDDEFGSNEGGGVLGNSSEILSNGSLHVEGGKETVLEKTEMGNLTEEVKDGSSGVEEGRVEGKDGGLDSRNSSEILKSESLHGEGGKEIGNLSMSGKEDVHAEETVEGSFSKNSSNGDGKVTDDHHGNSTQKTEVIDFDSQTWEMPSDSDEKCDIFDGKWVRDDSKPYYPGGSCPHVDKVWNCHSNRRPDNAFLKWKWQPNHCDIPSLNATDFLERLRGQRLVFVGDSLNRNMWESLVCILRHSVRHKKKVYEISGRTDFKKKGIYAFRFEEYNCSVDFVVAPFLVRKSSFKGKNSWFETLRLDLMDPTTKTYRDADVLVFNTGHWWTHEKTSKGEDYYQEGNYVHPRLKALEAYKRALTTWARWVDTYINANKTRVFFRGYSVTHFSGGQWNSGGQCHRETEPIFNETYLTHYPSKMRALESVLKEMKTPVTYLNITRLTDYRKDGHPSIYRTIYKTKQAQIKAEQSQDCSHWCLPGVPDTWNELLYALLLQTGWGSRQK
- the LOC101308566 gene encoding purple acid phosphatase 3-like, with the protein product MGNKSTMNVSLLFFSAVFLVLVSCCSAADADHELRRLHHASAKADGSLSFLVIGDWGRRGNYNQSRVAHQMGIVGEKLDIDFVISTGDNFYDDGLTGVDDPAFEESFSKIYTAPSLQKQWYNVLGNHDYRGNVEAQLSPVLNGLDSRWLCMRSFIVDAEIVEFFFVDTTPFADKYFTDPEDHVYDWSGILPRNGYLSNILRNVDSALKESNAKWKIVVGHHGIRSAGIHGDTKELVSRLLPILEANNVDLYINGHDHCLQHITTPNSPIQFLTSGGGSKAWRGVVMPYDQSEIKLYHDGQGFMSVQVTPSQVDIAFYDVFGNVLHKWGTSKDQLYSTAMYM
- the LOC101298018 gene encoding purple acid phosphatase 3-like — its product is MVLSNLAMACLSYEKTRMSRLHLVLVVLLYCISSEISTSFAELQRFEHAPKDDGSVRFLVVGDWGRRGFYNQSKVAVQMGRIGEKLDMDFVISTGDNFYGDGLKSVKDPAFLDSFKNIYTAKSLQKQWYSVLGNHDYRGSTEAQLSPALRKIDNRWLCLRSFIVNAADIADFFFVDTTPFVIKYIIEKKHHYDWSGVSPRGIYITNLLKDLDAALRKSSAKWKIVIGHHAIRSAGHHGDTHELVRHLLPLLKAHNVDMYMNGHDHCLQHISSLNSPIQYMTSGAGSKAWRGDIKEYDSQAMKFFHDGQGFMSVNLTRSDGLVVFYDVLGRVLHTWKLNKQLHSAF